From the genome of Streptomyces xanthophaeus:
TTCATCGCCGTGCGCAGGGTGAGCGCGGCGCCCTCCAGGTCGGTCTTGACCTCCGTCCAGGGGGCCTTCTCGTCGAGGTAGGCGTTTCCGGCCGACCACAGGGCGCGCAGCGCAGCCGCGGCCTTGCGGTACTGGAGGGAGTTCATGTGGCCCTCGTACTCGGCCAGCAGCTCGGCGATCTGCTCGCCGAGCTTGGCCTCGGCCTCGCCTGCGGGGCTGCCCGCGGGGGCCTCGTCGCCGAACTTCTTGCGGGAGAAGGTCAGCACGCGGTTGACGAAGTTGCCGAGGGTGCCGCCGAGGTCCTTGTTGACCGTGGCCTGGAAGTGCTCCCAGGTGAACGACGAGTCGTCGGACTCGGGCGCGTTGGCGATGAGGAAGTAGCGCCAGAAGTCGGCCGGGAGGATCTCCAGCGCCTGGTCGGTGAAGACGCCGCGCTTCTGCGAGGTGGAGAACTTGCCGCCGTAGTACGTCAGCCAGTTGAAGGCCTTGACGTAGTCGACCTTCTTCCACGGCTCGCGGGTGGCCAGTTCGGTGGCCGGGAACATCACCGTGTGGAACGGGACGTTGTCCTTGGCCATGAACTGGGTGTAGCGGACGTCCTCGGCCTCGTACCACCACGACTTGTAGTCGCGGTTCGCCGGGTCCAGGTCGGACCACTCCTTGGTGGAGCCGATGTACTCGATCGGGGCGTCGAACCAGACGTAGAAGACCTTGCCCTCGGCGGCGAGCTCGGGCCAGGTGTCGGCCGGGACCGGAACGCCCCAGTCGAGGTCGCGGGTGATGGCGCGGTCGTGCAGGCCCTCGGTCAGCCACTTGCGGGCGATGGAGGAGGCGAGCTGCGGCCACTCCTCCTCGTGCTCGGCGACCCAGGCCTCGACCTCGTGCTGCAGCTTGGACTGCAGGAGGAAGAGGTGCTTGGTCTCGCGGACCTCCAGCTCGGTGGAGCCGGAGATGGCCGAGCGGGGCTCGATCAGGTCCGTGGGGTCCAGGACGCGGGTGCAGTTCTCGCACTGGTCGCCGCGGGCCTTGTCGTAGCCGCAGTGCGGGCAGGTGCCCTCGACGTAGCGGTCGGGCAGGAAGCGGCCGTCGACCGGCGAGTACACCTGCCGGATCGCGCGCTCCTCGATGAACCCGTTCTCCTGCAGCTTCCGCGCGAAGTGCTGGGTGATCTCGCGGTTCTGCGCGGAGGAGCTGCGGCCGAAGTAGTCGAAGGACAGCTCGAAGCCGTCGTAGACCGCCTTCTGGGCGTCGTGGGCCTGCGCGCAGAACTCGGCGACCGAGATGCCGGCCTCCTTGGCGGCGAGTTCGGCGGGGGTGCCGTGCTCGTCGGTGGCGCAGATGTACAGGACGTCGTGGCCGCGCTGGCGGAGGTACCGGGAGTACACATCCGCCGGAAGCATCGACCCGACCATGTTGCCCAGGTGCTTGATCCCGTTGATGTACGGAAGCGCGCTGGTGATCAGGTGTCGAGCCATCCTCGGATGCTCCATTTCCTATGTGCGGTACAACGTGACGTAACGGATTGTGAGTGCGGTTCATCGTATCGAACCGCCGCGAAGCCACGCGCCGCATTTGTTCATGGGTGGACGTAAAGCAAAAGCGAGGGCAGTGACCTCTCCGTCACGGCCCTCGCGATCGGGCCCATGTTACAGCCGGACCGCGGCGCACCCGACCGGTGTCCGGGCTACGGCAGCGGCGACGGCGGCGACAGAGAGGACGACGGCACCCGCGGTGGCACCGGCAGCGGGCATATGCATACGTGCTGGCTGGAGCCGTGCGTGATCGAGATCGATCACGGGTCGATCATCCACGACGCATTGCTTCCAGGTTTCTTCTCTGCGCCCTCCGAGTGCGCCCGCGCTGCTTTCCTGTTCAGCGCACAGGGGATGAGGTGGAGCGGTGAACGATGGCGGACCGGAGGAGTCCGGTGGGGCCGTGGGACTACCGAGCCGGCGCCGGCGGCCGACTCCCATGAGCCAGTGGGATCCGACGGCGCGCCTGTCGTACTGGGCCTTCCACGCCAATCGGCGGCCCGCGTACATGCGCTTCGCGTATCTGCAGCTGGGTTCCGACACCGCGGCGGAGGAGGCGGTGGACGCCGCTTTCGACTCGATCATGGGTGAGTGGCTGCGGATGCTCCACATGGACCGGCTCGACGCCTACGCCTGGACCGTGCTCAAGCACTGCCTGGTCGACCGGCAGCGCCGGCGCCATCCGTGGCAGCAGCGGCCGGAACCGACGGACATCAGCGCCTTCGAGGCCGCCCTCAGGGCGGCCCACGCCGATCAGTACGAGGTGCTGACCGACACCATCCGCTTCTACTCGGCCGTCTCCCGCCTCGCCGAGCGGCAGCGCGACTCCGTACTGCTGCGGTACGGACTCCAGTGCACCCCGGGTGAGGCCGCAGCCGTGATGGGCGTCGACGAGGCCACGATCCGCTCCTACCTCGGGCAGGCCCACCGGCGGCTCGCGCGCCTGCTCGCCACCTCCGCCGCATCGCCGGCATCGCCCGAATCGCCGGCATCGCCCGAATCAGCCGAATCATGAGGCGCTTCGAACGGCAGGAGCTGCAGGACGGTGACCCGGTCCCCCGCTCCCTGGCCGAGTTCCTGGCCCGGGCGGGCGTCCGCGACCGCTACCGGCACTACGACCTCGGCGCCGCCGAGGCCCGGCTGCTGCGCGCCACACCACACCCGCCGGCCTCCGGACACCGCGCCCGGCGCCGGTCGGTGCACGGCTGGAGCGACCCCGCCCGGGACTGCCCGCTCGACGCCGAACGGGCCCGGCGCGACCTCAAGGCCGTCTGCCTCGCCTCCGCGTGCGCGCCCAAGGCCGGGGCGCACCTCGACTCCTTCCTCACCGGCGGACACACCGACCTGGCCGGGGCGGTCGTCTTCGGCTGTCTGCTGCACCTGGCCGGGCTGCGCGAAGGGGCCCGCTTCTGGTGGCAGTTCGCCGCCGGTTCGGGGAGCCCGCGGACTTCCGTGGCCGCGTACTGCCTCTTCCTCGACCACTCCCGGCGCGGCGAGCACCACGACGCCCGGCACTGGGCCCGCGAGCTGGGTCGGCGCGGCTTCCGGCCGGGCGGCCGGCGGGATCTTCGGGAGGTCCGGCTGTGCACGCAGGCGGCCGTGCTGCGCTACGTCGACCAGTTCGAGGATCCTGACCTGGGCCCGGTGCCACTGCCGAGGCCCGGGCTGTCCGGAGTGCTGGCCGCGTTCCGGCCGCAGCAGGTCGCGGGCGTCGCGGTCGTCGCGCCGGCGGCGGCGACCCGGCCGGCCGCCGGGCCGCTGCGCCACCCCGCCCTGACGGCCGCGGCCCGCGGAACCGTCGTACAGGGCGGTACGGGCGAGGCTCTGGCGGAGGCCCGCCGTGCGCTGGCCGTCGTACGCGTCCTGGAGCGGCATCCGCTGGGGGTACGGACCGGCCGGCTCGCGCGGGAGTCGGGTCTCGCGGAGGCGGAACTGCGTCCCCTCCTGGCGATGCTGTGCGAGGAGGAGTACGCGTACCGGCCGGGGGCGGGGGTGTACGGTCGCGGCCCGGCCCTGGACCGGCTCGCCGCCCCGGGCGGCCACGGCCTGGCCGGGCAGCTGCAGCGCACCCTGGCCCTGGCCCGGGACAGTGCGGGCGCCGCGGTGTACCTCAGCCGGTATGCGGGGGGCGAGGTCCACATCACGCAGATGGCGGCCGGGCCTGCGACCCCGCCGGTCCGGGAGTGGGTCGACTTCCGGGACGCCGCACATGCCAGCGCGGTCGGCAAGTGTCTGCTGACGCAGCTCGACCACGACCGCCGCGCCGACCATGTGGCGCGGCACCGGCCCGCGCGCCTCACCCCGCAGACGATCACTGACAGCCGGGCCCTGTTCACGGCGCTGGACGCGGTGGCTCCGGGCGCGCCCGTCTTCGACCTGCTGGAGTACTCCCCGGGGGTCGTCTGCTCGGCCGTTCCCATCACCACGGGCGGCGCCGCGGGGAGCCTGGCGCTGTCGCTGCCCGCGACCCATGCCCACCGGCTGCGCTCCGCCACCGGGGCTCTGCGGCGCAAGGCCGTGCCCGTCCTCCTCGCCCTGCTCCTGACCGGCGCGATCCCCCCGGACGCCCCGGCGGTGGCCGCGGGGGAGCAGGCACCGGCCGACCGGCCCCGGCCGGTGCGGGCCCCCGTCACCCCGGAGACCCTGCGCCAGCTCCGGCTGCTCTTCCGCACCCCCCTCGCGGAGGCCGCGCCGGCGGCGCAGGGCCCGCACCTGGTCAGCGACACCACGAGCGCGGCGGCCTACCTCTTCGCAGCCGCCCCGGACGGCGCCACCCCCCGCCTGTCCCTCCCCCACACCTTCACATCGGTGACCCCGGGCAGCCTGACCCGCCCGACGGGCCTGGTGGTCCTGGGTACGTGACGACGGGCCGACCGGCTCCACCGCCCGACCGGCAAGGGGGTCATGACGGCTTCCTGGGCCTGAGTCCGAGTTCATCGCAGCGCCGCTGGTATTCGGCCGCGGCCGCGGCGTCCGGGAACTCGACCGTGCGCCAGCGTTCGGGGTCGTAGCCTTCACAGTCACGCCAGACCTTCAGGCCGTCGCAGAGGGCGTTCCAGTTCTCGCGGATCTTGCCGAGGCGCCATTCGTCCTGGGCCCGGAGCACGGCCTCGGGCGGCGGCGCCCACACGAGGACCGTGGTGGGGCCCCTCCCGTTGCGGTAGGGCCTCCAGAACGGCGACCTGATGTCCCATTCGAGTTGCAGCACCAGGCTGGACAGCATCCGGGCCAGCGCATCGGCCGTCCGGTGCTCGTCGGTCCCCGGTTCGTGCCCGGCTTCCAGGGCCTCCAGCCTCGGGTGCAGGAACTCGAAGACCTCCCAGAGGTCGTCCTCCGTGATGTCGCAGGCGTACTGCAGTGGCGCCCGTTCCGTGTTCATGTCCGCCCCCCGGGGAAAACAACAGGAGCCCCACACTAGGTGTGGGGCTCCTGCTTCTTGTGTCCGAGGGGACTTGAACTCTCCACTCGGGCACCAGCCTATAGGCGCTGTGACCTGCTGGAATGCCTGTCTTGGCAGGGGCTCGACAGCCCTGCTCTTCCTGTCTCTTCCTGCTGTTTCAGGCCGTCTCAGGGCTCTGTTGGTCACCTGGCCAGGACGAGCGATCTCGCCCACTCGGTCAGGCTTTCTCGATGGCCTCGAAGATGTCGGCGTCGGTCTCCTGCTGCCACTTCGGCAGGTCCGGCCAGTCGGCCACGTAACCGGGCTTGGGGTCCTCGAAGTGCTTGAACATCTGGGCGGTCCAGCACGTCGCAACGAACCGGCTCTTCTGCTCGCGGGACAGCCTCGATGAGTGCCCGCCGCTGATCTCGATGAAATGCCGAACCTGGTCGTAGACCGAGCCTGCGGCCTCGCGCTCCCACTGCGGGGTGTCGTCCCAAGGCGTCACGTACCCGGCCTTCGGCTCCCCGGGGAAGTGCTGGTGCACTCCCGTGATCCAGGCTTCCCGGAACACTCGTGCACCTTCGATCTGCGACATGCCAACCCCTCTCGTCATGGCGTGCTGAGCGCGGCGATCTCCGCCCCCAGCTCCGCTACGCGGTGGTCCCTGCTCAGGGGGCCGAACTCGTCGCACAGGGTCTGGAGTCTACGGGCGACGTATCCGGAGGAAGAGGCTTGGGCCAGGAGGAGGGCTTCCCGGCCGTACGCGACGGCGTGTTCGGGGTCCCGCCGCTTGGCACCGATGGCGGCGAGGTCGGTCAGGACAGCGCCGCGCCGTCGGTAGGACTGCCCGGAGGCAAGGGCGGTCTGCTCAAGAGCCCGCCGCAACGCTTCCTCCGCCAGGTCGAGCCGTCCGAGCTGGACGTAGCGGGCTCCCCGTTCCTCGGCCAGCCGCGTCCCGTCGAACCGCAGCCACCCGCCGTTGGTGCTGCCCGCGCTCAGGCCCATGACGTGCTCCGCCTGGTCCAAGGCGCGCTCGCATGCGGTGAGGTCACCCAGGCCGGCGTACGCCTCTGCCTGGACGGCGGCGACCCAGTGCCGTGTGGCAAGGGCGCTGTCACCTCGCCCGGCCAGCCGCTCAGCGGCTCCCAGGACCTGTGCCGCCTGCCGGTAGCGCTGCTCCGACATGTCCACGTAGGCGTGCCGGACGAGCGCGCACGCCCACAGGTCGTAGGCTCCGGCGTCCCTGCTGACGGATGCTGCGAGGGCGTAAGAGGCAGCCGCGTCCGTGTACCGGTTCGCGTCGAAGGCAACTTCCCCGGCCAGTTGGAAGAGGTCGGCTGCCGCACTGAGGAGCGGGCGGGAGTTGCCTCGGGTGTCGGCCGCGAGGGCTTCGTTCAGGGTGGTCAGTTGGTCGCGGACGATGGGGTAAACGGACCCCTTGGACCGGGCCAGTTGGTAGACCTGCCAGAGGTGACTGTTCATCCGCGCGAAGTCGCCGGGTGCGCCCCTGAGGACCCCATCGGAGAGGGTTTCCGCCTCATCCAGCGGCAGGGCGGTCAGCGCCCCGCTGACGGTGAGGATGCGGAGGAATTCACGGCGGATCACTTCGTCTGGGTCTCCCACACTCGGCTGGTCACTGGGCTGCTGGCATCTGGTCGTCCGGCTTACGGCTCGTGGCTGTGTCAGAAGGGCGTCCAGCTCTTGAAGGCTGACTTCAAGGGCGGCTGCCAAGCCTGGCCGCTGAGGTGGCTGCGGTGCGATCTTGCCGCTCTCCCAGCGTCCGACCGTTGTGCGGTCCACGCCAAGTAACTCGGCCAATTTCTCCTGACTGTAACCCAGGGTCTTGCGCCGTTCCGCCAGTCCCATGACGCCCCTCTTCCCGTGACCTGAACCCACGGCGTTCCCGTGCACGGATGTGCATCAAGAGTGCCGCATTGATGCCGTGGAGGGCTCGGACTCCCCGCGCTTTCCTTGGTGTTGTCGCAAACGGGCACGGGGGCAAACCTGCGGAAGGGTGCGGACATGGCAACGGAGAACGGCATGGCTCGCGATGGTCTCGGTTCCGCCCAGTCTCGGGGTCTTGGAGCTGACCGCCGCGTTCTCATGACCCTTCGGGTATCCCGTGACTCGGGTCGCACCTGGCAGCAGAGCACCAGCGTCCAGGAGGGTGACGCGCTCGTCATCCCGTCCGATCCGGGGCGTTACCCGCCCTGCGGGTGTGCCCGCTGCACGGGCCACCAGCCGCTGTCCGCCACTGCGCTCCGCCCGGCTGACATCGAGCCGAGGAAGGCGTGAGGTCTGGCTTACGGAACCGGGTGCTGCGCCGCTTAGGCCGGTACGCAGGTCCGCTCTACCTGGCCATGATCCTCGGCGGCTCGGCTTTGTTCCTCGCCGGAGCCCTTGCGACGCGGTAGCTGCCTCGAAGGCTGCTGCCCTCCCGTTCCTCCCGCCGGACTCCCGGCGGGTGTTTCCGAGTAGAGAGGTAAGTCCGATGGTGGAAGAGAACACCGGTTCGGCGGCCCCCGAGGGGGGGTGGCCTGCTCGTCGCGAAGCGGAAGATCGTCGCCGCGCGCACCCGCGCCGAGCAGGAGTCCGACGTCAGTAGCGGCCGTTCCGACGGCAACGACTAACGGGGCTGCCCACGATGCTTGATGCAGCCTCGTGGGCGGGGCGTCTGGGCGGGGACACGTTCCTCGCCCAGACGTACCACCGCTCCTACGCGCACTTCCCCGGCACCGCCGACACGGCGGGCCTGTTCTCCTGGGACGACCTCAACCGGATCATCGCCACGCAGCGACTGGAGCCGCCCCGGCTGCGCCTGTCGGCCGACGGCGAGATGGTCCCCCTTCACCGCTACGCGATCCCGACCACGAACCGCCGAGCGGTCACCTGGTCCCGCATCCAGCCGGCCGACTTCCACACCCAACTCAAGGACGGTGCGTCGCTGGTCCTCGACGCGTTGGAGAAGATCCACCCGGCGGTGGGCGTGGCTGCCGAAGGTCTCGAACGGTTCCTCGGCACGCCCGTGCAGGCCAACGCGTACGCATCCTGGACCGATCGTGAGGGCTTCGGCCTGCACTGGGACGACCATGATGTCGTGGTGGTGCAGGTTCACGGCTCGAAGCGGTGGCGCTTGTACGGCTCCACCCGTGAGGCGCCCACCTTCCGGGACGTGGAATCGCCGGAGAGTCCCGAGGGCGACCCGGTGGCGGACATCGTGCTCGCTCCCGGTGATGTGCTCTACCTGCCTCGCGGCTGGTGGCACGCGGTCACGGCTGACCAGGGGACGGAGTCGCTTCACCTCACGTTCGGCATGGTCCCGCACACGGGCGCGGACCTCATGCTCTGGGTCGTGGATCAGCTTCGGTCGTCGCTCGCACTGCGCAAGGACGTTCCGCGGTTTGCCTACCTGCCGGAACAGTCCGACTTCATCGAGGCCATACGCCGTGAGGTGCTGGACATGATGGCGGACCCTCGGTTGGTGGAGCGGTGGGCGGAATCCATCGACACGACCGACTTGGGGCACGCGATCCCGTCACTGCCGTACGTGGACGGGCTGCCTGCACGGCCGGAGATCGCGGTGAAGCTCACGGCTCCGAGGGGCCGCTTGACGGCGAACCCGGCACACAGCACGGTCACGTTCTCGGCGGCCGGTACGGCTTGGGACTTCGCAGAGTCCGCGGCTCCCGCCCTGGGCACGCTGCTGATCGGCCAGCCGGTTACCCTGAGCACCTTGGCTGACTCCGCTGGGATGGACGTGAAGGACGTTGCCGAACTGGTCTGGGTCCTCATCGAGGGCCAGGCCGCTGCGGTCGTAGGGACGGGGCTGTGACCGCCGCACTCTCCTTGGGGACATACCGCGTGCGTGCCGTCAGTCAGGCGGCACGCACCGCCCTGGCTGCCGGTAGCCCCTGGGTGGACACGGCACCCAACTACGCCCACGGTGGAGCGCATGAGGCGCTGCGCCCAGTTCTCAGGGAGTACCCCACCGTTCGGGTAGCCACGAAGACAGGGTTCTTCACGGAGGAGCAGGGACGTACCGCACTGGCCGAGGGCGCGCTCACGCGAGACGAGGCGGCCAGTAGGCACAGCCTGGAACCGGGCTTCATCCGCTGGCAGATGGAGCGTTCGTTGGCTGTGCTCGGCCGCGCTGACCTGATCTTCGTGCACAACCCTGAGCACCACAGCCAAAGCCTTGACCGCGCCGCTCTGCACTGGCGTGTGCGGGAAGCCTTCACCGTGCTGGAAGAGTTCACCCATGCGGGCAGGATCGGCG
Proteins encoded in this window:
- the metG gene encoding methionine--tRNA ligase gives rise to the protein MARHLITSALPYINGIKHLGNMVGSMLPADVYSRYLRQRGHDVLYICATDEHGTPAELAAKEAGISVAEFCAQAHDAQKAVYDGFELSFDYFGRSSSAQNREITQHFARKLQENGFIEERAIRQVYSPVDGRFLPDRYVEGTCPHCGYDKARGDQCENCTRVLDPTDLIEPRSAISGSTELEVRETKHLFLLQSKLQHEVEAWVAEHEEEWPQLASSIARKWLTEGLHDRAITRDLDWGVPVPADTWPELAAEGKVFYVWFDAPIEYIGSTKEWSDLDPANRDYKSWWYEAEDVRYTQFMAKDNVPFHTVMFPATELATREPWKKVDYVKAFNWLTYYGGKFSTSQKRGVFTDQALEILPADFWRYFLIANAPESDDSSFTWEHFQATVNKDLGGTLGNFVNRVLTFSRKKFGDEAPAGSPAGEAEAKLGEQIAELLAEYEGHMNSLQYRKAAAALRALWSAGNAYLDEKAPWTEVKTDLEGAALTLRTAMNLIHLYSVVSEPFIPASARTIRSSFALADDTATWITPEQARSLDAVPAGTPFTVPPVLFARVTEEDLESYRERFGGNPEA
- a CDS encoding JmjC domain-containing protein, whose product is MLDAASWAGRLGGDTFLAQTYHRSYAHFPGTADTAGLFSWDDLNRIIATQRLEPPRLRLSADGEMVPLHRYAIPTTNRRAVTWSRIQPADFHTQLKDGASLVLDALEKIHPAVGVAAEGLERFLGTPVQANAYASWTDREGFGLHWDDHDVVVVQVHGSKRWRLYGSTREAPTFRDVESPESPEGDPVADIVLAPGDVLYLPRGWWHAVTADQGTESLHLTFGMVPHTGADLMLWVVDQLRSSLALRKDVPRFAYLPEQSDFIEAIRREVLDMMADPRLVERWAESIDTTDLGHAIPSLPYVDGLPARPEIAVKLTAPRGRLTANPAHSTVTFSAAGTAWDFAESAAPALGTLLIGQPVTLSTLADSAGMDVKDVAELVWVLIEGQAAAVVGTGL
- a CDS encoding helix-turn-helix transcriptional regulator translates to MGLAERRKTLGYSQEKLAELLGVDRTTVGRWESGKIAPQPPQRPGLAAALEVSLQELDALLTQPRAVSRTTRCQQPSDQPSVGDPDEVIRREFLRILTVSGALTALPLDEAETLSDGVLRGAPGDFARMNSHLWQVYQLARSKGSVYPIVRDQLTTLNEALAADTRGNSRPLLSAAADLFQLAGEVAFDANRYTDAAASYALAASVSRDAGAYDLWACALVRHAYVDMSEQRYRQAAQVLGAAERLAGRGDSALATRHWVAAVQAEAYAGLGDLTACERALDQAEHVMGLSAGSTNGGWLRFDGTRLAEERGARYVQLGRLDLAEEALRRALEQTALASGQSYRRRGAVLTDLAAIGAKRRDPEHAVAYGREALLLAQASSSGYVARRLQTLCDEFGPLSRDHRVAELGAEIAALSTP
- a CDS encoding RNA polymerase sigma factor, with amino-acid sequence MSQWDPTARLSYWAFHANRRPAYMRFAYLQLGSDTAAEEAVDAAFDSIMGEWLRMLHMDRLDAYAWTVLKHCLVDRQRRRHPWQQRPEPTDISAFEAALRAAHADQYEVLTDTIRFYSAVSRLAERQRDSVLLRYGLQCTPGEAAAVMGVDEATIRSYLGQAHRRLARLLATSAASPASPESPASPESAES